One Aspergillus oryzae RIB40 DNA, chromosome 2 genomic window carries:
- a CDS encoding uncharacterized protein (predicted protein), which produces MPFTGGYSRSEVNRRRCIHTNGFLPGTAKNIQSDFNTYRQCEIRSSDDFPLELENRFNVRCKARGFISLRLHGIQDYFPALDGKSIPLLMLNANSPPKLKLALAPQLPTKFLTAAASFFSLASWISSCSSVSSARTVTQLSSKVGWDAMKNERYSPVRRPQPT; this is translated from the exons ATGCCCTTCACCGGAGGATACTCCCGCAGTGAAGTAAATAGAAGGCGCTGTATACACACCAACGGATTTCTTCCAGGTACCGCCAAGAATATCCAAAGCGACTTCAACACCTACAGGCAGTGCGAGATCCGCAGTAGCGACGACTTTCCCCTTGAGCTCGAAAATCGGTTCAATGTGCGGTGTAAAGCCCGAGGCTTTATTTCTCTGAGGCTCCATGGCATCCAAGATTACTTCCCCGCTCTCGATGGAAAATCT ATACCCTTGCTGATGCTAAACGCCAATTCTCCACCAAAGCTGAAATTGGCCTTGGCCCCACAAC TTCCGACGAAATTTTTGACGGCCGCTGCGTCCTTC TTCagcttggcttcctggatctcttcttGCTCGTCCGTGAGCTCAGCGAGGACAGTCACACAGTTGTCCTCGAAGGTGGGCTGGGATGCAATGAAGAATGAGCGATACTCCCCTGTGAGGCGGCCACAGCCAACATGA
- a CDS encoding fungal specific transcription factor domain-containing protein (predicted protein) encodes MACRWIGVNLPILSAKCQAAKWLINLRAPLLPKILLGNGFPGCYQTQETSSRSGGEPQEVLQSVRATVVRQERASVLNQTLADASGASLITYPATFNDRPKSPPPSGDSSTELTQDATLVTPTDTGKVTAQSTSVLAGEAAGGSWPKVLSRLREAFCLDPQGGLEEQRMAVGQTHMSHPTALHHAELERLESAVHAFPPQPIASFLLSVLIKHATDTFFYVDQAAFASEIHHFYTDPASPLRSDSSFVCLAMAAFALASQWTTLEKPEGHQTTIGLERSDLGRVFFDHARMLIPDIIERPCLRSVQAPFVLGVYLMPASAIGSSYAYLGLALRKALALDLHQDVDDQKLNEREIEVRRRLWWSLYSLERCTTVKLNRPRSISVAAITTPIPSGLPALDRSQKFDNLSFQLAYMRLVQILDHISDPELGSTGDELALLAKYESDLKEWKRSLPLEFKLQDTDPHDSRYRAIFHLYLNYYYAWITIGKTSLISVVRAKLRSCATGSQPAQVSKVARNLSRSCAKAARKLLGLFETVSTSHKITRFSFTDFQGCSIATIVTLLDGIPERDSGYEARVASGLEHLRQMAIGNATAKMGVRFVEAIQLITNEAREKVTQSAYAAGRTSQGNSGISSTAEYSQWALWLAQQEQSQGFSERTSSLSVVPETMTPLSQVGQWPPTHSAAGLRPPWAAYERQMFSPTYVSMQNLAQEPQVYPEEQDADYEFLPALHHDEQTFLMELTGLGVLDVSGLSNPLE; translated from the exons ATGGCCTGCCGGTGGATTGGTGTCAATTTGCCGATCCTCTCGGCTAAGTGTCAAGCGGCAAAATGGCTCATCAACTTGCGCGCTCCACTCTTGCCCAAGATACTTCTCGGCAATGGATTCCCCGGCTGCTATCAGACGCAGGAGACGTCGTCGCGTAGCGGAGGAGAACCGCAAGAGGTCCTTCAGAGCGTAC GTGCGACCGTTGTAAGGCAAGAAAGAGCAAGTGTGTTGAATCAAACCCTGGCAGATGCCAGCGGTGCGTCGTTAATAACCTACCCTGCAACTTTCAACG ATAGACCCAAATCGCCTCCGCCAAGCGGAGATAGCTCGACAGAGTTGACCCAAGATGCAACACTAGTCACACCGACGGATACTGGGAAAGTCACCGCACAGAGCACCTC TGTTCTTGCAGGAGAGGCTGCCGGGGGCTCATGGCCCAAAGTGCTTTCCCGGCTTCGAGAGGCTTTCTGCTTGGACCCACAAGGGGGCCTAGAAGAACAGCGCATGGCCGTAGGGCAGACT CATATGAGCCATCCTACAGCACTCCACCACGCGGAGCTGGAGCGTCTAGAATCGGCTGTGCATGCCTTCCCTCCGCAGCCAATCGCCTCCTTTTTGCTGTCGGTCCTTATCAAACATGCTACCGACACATTCTTTTATGTTGATCAGGCCGCATTCGCGTCGGAGATCCATCATTTCTATACTGACCCAGCCTCGCCGTTGAGGTCCGACTCTAGTTTTGTCTGTCTCGCGATGGCAGCCTTTGCGCTGGCAAGCCAATGGACGACATTGGAGAAACCAGAAGGACACCAGACCACCATCGGTCTTGAAAGGAGTGATCTGGGTAGGGTATTCTTCGATCACGCTCGAATGCTGATACCAGACATAATTGAGCGACCCTGTCTACGGTCCGTCCAGGCTCCCTTTGTATTGGGGGTATACTTGATGCCTGCGAGTGCAATTGGATCATCATACGCCTACCTTGGTTTGGCTTTACGGAAAGCATTGGCATTGGATCTCCACCAAGATGTAGACGACCAAAAATTGAATGAACGCGAGATTGAGGTCCGCCGTCGTCTATGGTGGTCACTTTACTCGTTGGAGCG ATGTACTACGGTCAAGTTAAACCGGCCACGTTCCATCAGCGTTGCTGCTATCACGACACCCATCCCATCAGGACTCCCAGCACTGGATCGAAGCCAGAAATTCGATAACCTCAGCTTTCAACTCGCCTATATGCGGTTGGTCCAAATCCTAGACCATATTTCCGATCCTGA GCTGGGAAGCACCGGTGACGAGCTTGCGCTCCTTGCAAAATACGAATCGGACCtcaaagaatggaaaaggtCCCTACCTCTAGAATTCAAACTTCAGGATACTGACCCCCACGACTCGAGATATCGCGCTATCTTCCACCTCTACCTCAATTACTACTATGCATGGATCACCATAGGAAAAACGTCTCTGATCTCAGTGGTTCGAGCAAAACTCCGCTCCTGTGCAACTGGGTCCCAGCCTGCCCAGGTCAGCAAAGTGGCCAGAAACCTATCGAGATCCTGTGCAAAGGCAGCTCGGAAACTTCTTGGACTGTTCGAAACCGTGAGTACGTCACATAAAATCACCCGATTCTCCTTTACAGACTTCCAGGGCTGCAGCATCGCAACAATCGTCACCTTGCTTGATGGGATCCCCGAACGTGACTCGGGGTACGAGGCACGGGTTGCGTCTGGTCTGGAGCACCTTCGACAGATGGCCATTGGGAACGCGACAGCGAAAATGGGCGTCCGGTTTGTGGAAGCAATACAGTTGATTACCAACGAAGCACGGGAGAAAGTCACTCAGTCCGCATATGCTGCTGGGAGAACGTCCCAGGGTAATAGTGGCATTTCTTCGACAGCTGAGTACTCCCAATGGGCTTTATGGCTCGCGCAACAGGAACAGTCCCAAGGATTCAGTGAAAGGACATCGTCGTTATCTGTGGTGCCTGAAACCATGACACCACTCTCGCAAGTCGGGCAGTGGCCACCAACACACTCTGCTGCAGGCTTGAGGCCTCCATGGGCCGCTTATGAGCGGCAAATGTTTTCTCCAACCTACGTTTCGATGCAGAATCTCGCGCAAGAGCCACAAGTGTATCCAGAGGAACAGGATGCTGACTATGAGTTCCTTCCTGCGCTACATCATGACGAGCAAACCTTTTTGATGGAGCTAACAGGCCTTGGAGTGCTGGATGTTTCTGGATTGTCGAACCCGCTCGAATAA
- a CDS encoding uncharacterized protein (imidazolonepropionase and related amidohydrolases), which translates to MTQTTQVPGTDIKPWLQPAPQSYVFTNANIVDVEAGTILENSSLVISEGKIQSISQGEHQPTDLHVIDCQGRYICPGLFDAHVHLCAVPGFTDLSKAFGNPNDVHLLRQPYTAAQMLHRGFTSIRDCGGAQLALKEAIEDGVFPGPRIFLSGHALSQFGGHGDLRNSHEHGQCCGGVHNQNSLGRMCNGVPECMAAVREEIRCGADFIKIMGSGGVASPTDKLEHLQFTDAEIQAMVECAANAGTFVTAHAYTVKAIRHCIDNGVRGIEHGNFVDKPTAQLMAEKGVYLTPTLITYAQMASDRWKGYLSPESQTKNSQVLESGLGALKIASDAGVTMCYGSDLLGPLGAAQTQEFQLRSQVLSPLEVLRSATINPARMMSCDDSLGQIKEGFEADLLVLSKNPLENVTIFDKPDEHVLAVMKAGRVYKSRWAALPEDGATPVRL; encoded by the coding sequence ATGACACAGACAACCCAAGTCCCAGGGACTGACATCAAGCCCTGGTTGCAGCCAGCACCGCAAAGCTACGTCTTTACCAACGCCAACATTGTCGACGTTGAAGCTGGCACGATCTTGGAAAATTCATCACTCGTGATCAGCGAAGGCAAGATTCAGTCAATCTCACAGGGAGAGCATCAACCGACCGACCTACATGTAATCGATTGTCAGGGTCGCTATATCTGCCCTGGATTATTTGATGCCCATGTTCACTTGTGCGCTGTGCCAGGGTTCACCGACCTGAGCAAAGCTTTTGGGAATCCCAACGATGTGCACCTGCTGCGCCAGCCTTATACAGCCGCTCAGATGCTGCACCGCGGCTTTACTAGCATCCGTGATTGCGGTGGAGCCCAACTCGCCTTGAAAGAGGCCATCGAAGATGGAGTCTTTCCAGGTCCTCGCATCTTCCTGTCCGGTCATGCCCTGTCACAATTCGGGGGACACGGCGATTTACGAAACTCGCATGAGCACGGCCAATGCTGCGGCGGAGTCCACAACCAAAACTCGCTCGGGCGCATGTGCAACGGCGTGCCCGAGTGCATGGCAGCTGTTCGCGAAGAGATCCGGTGCGGAGCCGATTTCATCAAGATCATGGGCTCGGGCGGTGTTGCATCTCCAACCGACAAGCTGGAGCACCTCCAATTCACGGACGCCGAGATCCAGGCGATGGTGGAGTGTGCAGCGAATGCGGGCACTTTTGTGACAGCTCATGCgtacacggtcaaggcgaTCCGGCATTGTATTGATAATGGTGTTCGGGGCATCGAGCATGGGAACTTTGTCGATAAACCGACTGCTCAGCTGATGGCTGAAAAGGGCGTCTACCTGACCCCCACCCTCATCACTTATGCTCAGATGGCCAGTGATCGTTGGAAGGGTTACTTGTCTCCGGAATCTCAGACTAAAAATTCCCAGGTGCTTGAGTCCGGCTTGGGAGCTCTCAAGATCGCATCGGATGCAGGCGTTACCATGTGTTATGGCTCGGATCTCTTGGGCCCGTTGGGCGCTGCTCAAACACAGGAATTCCAATTGCGTTCGCAGGTACTCTCGCCGCTTGAGGTCCTGCGCAGTGCGACTATCAACCcggcgaggatgatgagctgCGATGATAGTCTCGGTCAGATTAAAGAGGGCTTTGAGGCCGATTTGCTGGTTTTAAGCAAAAACCCTTTGGAGAACGTAACTATCTTTGACAAGCCTGACGAACATGTTCTAGCTGTCATGAAGGCGGGACGTGTTTATAAGAGCCGGTGGGCTGCGCTCCCCGAGGATGGCGCAACTCCGGTGAGGCTATGA
- a CDS encoding uncharacterized protein (permease of the major facilitator superfamily): protein MDIPKSPCADIKDEERRVGELVNLPASYSDEEEKAVVRKIDMIILPFLCFVFFLQYLDKQSLSYAGVFGLMGDLNLTSSQYSWCSSIFYVGQLVSEYPFIYLMSRLPLTKFVGVTVIVWGGMCMCLAAPKTYNGFAAVRFLLGFSEGAVSPAFVTITSIWYRQKEHTTRTALWISMNGLAQVIGCLLMYGIGKNTALSIAPWRVLFLICGAMTSAAGVCFLVLMPSGPKDAWFLNAREKEVLRQRMAQDHEGGDKTSFSIPQLKEALTDPKAWLVFWFGVLVTMQSPVLTFASLVIESLGYSKLDTMLYTAPSGAVQMALLWIGVALAAILPRQRTLVALMLIIPPLVGTVFLFKLDLSAEWGMIAMSWLASCITASMSILLSLSASNVKGNTKRAIVNTMFFIGYCAGCIGSPQLWTNRPRYTEGVITSIVTWCLLFVAVIVYRLLCMQDNKQREAKAGASVDMSGDMLEENGLHGADMTDKNDPSFRYAL from the exons ATGGATATTCCGAAATCCCCTTGTGCGGACATTAAAGATGAGGAACGACGAGTTGGCGAGCTAGTTAATCTTCCGGCATCCTAcagcgatgaggaggaaaaggcagtgGTGCGGAAAATTGACATGATCATTCTACCGTTT CTCTGCTTCGTCTTTTTTCTACAGTACCTAGACAAACAGAGTCTCAGCTATGCTGGTGTATTCGGCTTGATGGGGGACTTGAACCTGACGAGCTCGCAATATTCCTGGTGCAGCTCTATATTCTATGTTGGCCAGCTTGTTTCTGAATACCCCTTCATTTACCTGATGAGTCGACTCCCTTTAACCAAGTTTGTTGGAGTTACGGT TATTGTTTGGGGTGGAATGTGTATGTGTCTTGCCGCACCGAAGACGTACAATGGATTTGCCGCCGTCAGGTTTCTTCTCGGCTTCAGCGAAGGCGCAGTCTCGCCAGCCTTTGTCACGATCACATCTATCTGGTACCGGCAAAAAGAGCATACGACCCGCACTGCGCTCTGGATCTCCATGAATGGCCTGGCCCAAGTCATCGGCTGCCTGTTAATGTACGGCATCGGCAAAAACACAGCCCTATCCATTGCACCCTGGCGCGTTTTGTTCTTAATATGCGGGGCCATGACCTCGGCTGCAGGAGTATGCTTCTTGGTGCTCATGCCCAGCGGACCCAAAGACGCATGGTTCCTTAACGCCCGTGAAAAGGAAGTTTTACGGCAGCGCATGGCGCAAGACCACGAAGGCGGCGATAAGACGTCTTTCTCGATCCCACAACTCAAAGAGGCACTCACGGACCCCAAGGCATGGTTGGTCTTCTGGTTCGGAGTGCTGGTCACGATGCAGTCCCCCGTACTGACCTTTGCGTCGCTCGTCATCGAGTCCCTTGGCTACAGCAAGCTGGACACTATGTTGTACACGGCGCCCTCTGGTGCCGTTCAAATGGCCTTACTATGGATCGGAGTCGCGCTTGCCGCTATTCTCCCTCGTCAGCGGACACTAGTTGCGCTGATGCTCATTATCCCACCTCTTGTCGGCACTGTCTTTCTGTTTAAGCTCGACTTGAGCGCTGAGTGGGGTATGATTGCTATGTCTTGGTTG GCCTCATGCATAACAGCCTCCATGtccattcttctctccctctctgcTTCCAATGTCAAGGGAAACACAAAACGCGCCATCGTCAACACAATGTTCTTCATTGGGTATTGCGCCGGATGTATTGGATCTCCGCAGTTGTGGACGAATAGACCTCGCTACACTGAAGGTGTCATCACGTCTATTGTTACGTGGTGTCTCTTATTCGTTGCGGTGATTGTCTACCGATTGTTGTGTATGCAGGATAACAAACAACGCGAGGCAAAGGCCGGTGCCAGTGTTGACATGAGCGGAGATATGTTGGAGGAGAACGGGCTACACGGAGCCGATATGACGGATAAGAACGACCCGTCTTTCCGATATGCTTTGTAG
- a CDS encoding VOC family protein (predicted protein) has protein sequence MAIDHTTLFVPEAKFQECLNFYLSALKPLGYEVRHQYGEFVVGLGSINEDLDSYKRADFWVFGTKTVPERAAHIAFTSHDHASVDAFHAAAIEAGGKDNGLPSLREFYHPKYYAAFVLDPAGNNIEVVDHGVSLDA, from the exons ATGGCAATCGACCACACCACTCTATTCGTCCCCGAAGCCAAATTCCAAGAATGCCTCAACTTCTACCTTTCAGCCCTCAAACCACTTGGCTATGAAGTTCGCCATCAATACGGCGAGTTCGTCGTTGGACTAGGATCCATAAACGAAGACCTGGATAGTTACAAACGAGCCGACTTCTGGGTCTTCGGAACAAAGACTGTACCTGAGCGTGCTGCTCATATCGCATTTACCTCTCACG ATCATGCTTCTGTTGACGCTTTCCATGCCGCGGCGATTGAGGCTGGTGGGAAGGATAATGGTCTGCCAAGTTTAAGGGAGTTTTATCATCCTAAGTATTATGCTGCTTTTGTGTTGGATCCGGCGGGGAATAAtattgaggttgttgatcatGGGGTTTCTTTGGATGCGTGA
- a CDS encoding HET domain-containing protein (predicted protein) translates to MSSIAEASISSRSLVLSVPEDDRLSLSSDIHNFEYVGFHDSAEYASNNYFFQREFPTLLSSSKSCIFCRKLVSIIKDWFAANPGDRTNELDISRTHVVVSLETDWHTVTRNKDGLVDEKAHSDRIRINCSIPRLDDNDPGQSQHLTFFLQRYEESSDDVCYHCPSEDAISPKLQPYAGRQRPIVADLTLFKRWKEMCQEIHGAKCSQIFKGTPNIRPRVIDVERRCLTFAEENDQWVCLSYVWGKAKTLRLLKENIQTFSQPGALSPEVLPNITEDALQVTKGLGERYLWVDSLCIVQDDDQDKAQFISRMDSIYTLATVVIISSTCTDANTPLAGVKPGSRRQEQEPFKIRDVILVQSLDPSLGVKVDLRTGRAAGYLGETIWDTRAWTLQERFLASRSLVFTAEQVFWECEEAFWCEDSFREIPNISPDPHRTSLCAGELNLSWNSDIVTFDHFYRVLLEDYSGRALSFDSDGLNAFLGIIGALERSTAERFFWGMPTAFLESALAWGHRSHALRRRHGVQTLSQDQSQFPSWSWVGWTSDGQTKLANQNLTMEALGLRFYRVSDDGSTMTEMRQNANFNSEVDLLVEGSKLPNRSSRPHEVSMQDLPTNPSISPSSLLCFWTASAHLTVTSRHSVDDASDSSTWEATLSQGSDRFIQVSWSHTAPSLKTGDSVELVAVAQNRGNWDAGHIDNGAIGVMLISWDSKGDIASREGFAWIAIRDWTSLREREWKLVVLG, encoded by the exons ATGTCTTCGATAGCTGAAGCCTCGATATCGTCGAGATCTCTGGTGTTATCGGTACCTGAGGATGATAGACTGAGTTTGAGTTCTGATATACATA ATTTTGAATACGTTGGTTTCCACGATTCTGCGGAATATGCTAGTAACAACTACTTCTTCCAAAGGGAATTTCCTACTCTGCTGAGTAGCTCCAAGAGCTGTATTTTCTGCAGGAAGCTCGTCAGTATTATCAAGGATTGGTTTGCAGCGAATCCAGGAGATCGGACAAACGAACTCGATATCTCCAGAACTCATGTAGTGGTGTCCCTGGAGACTGACTGGCATACCGTGACTCGAAACAAAGATGGGCTTGTCGATGAAAAAGCACATTCTGATCGGATCAGAATCAACTGCTCGATTCCACGGCTTGATGACAATGATCCTGGACAATCCCAGCACCTGACTTTTTTTCTGCAAAGGTATGAAGAATCATCTGATGATGTATGCTATCATTGCCCTTCGGAAGATGCCATTTCTCCGAAACTACAACCATACGCTGGACGTCAAAGACCCATAGTAGCAGATTTGACGCTCTTCAAACgatggaaagagatgtgTCAGGAGATACACGGGGCAAAGTGTTCTCAAATCTTCAAAGGGACACCGAATATCCGACCGCGGGTAATCGACGTTGAGCGCAGGTGCTTGACATTCGCCGAGGAGAATGACCAATGGGTCTGTTTAAGCTATGTCTGGGGAAAGGCGAAGACGCTGCGTCTCCTAAAGGAGAACATCCAGACGTTCTCACAGCCAGGGGCTCTTTCACCAGAGGTTCTTCCTAATATTACCGAGGACGCTCTGCAGGTTACCAAGGGACTTGGGGAGCGGTATCTCTGGGTCGACAGCCTTTGCATAGTACAAGATGATGACCAGGATAAAGCCCAGTTCATCTCACGAATGGACTCGATTTACACTTTAGCGACGGTCGTTATtatctcctcgacctgcACTGATGCCAACACGCCCCTCGCCGGAGTTAAACCTGGCTCACGACGTCAGGAGCAAGAACCCTTCAAGATTCGGGACGTCATATTAGTACAATCTCTCGATCCCTCCCTCGGCGTCAAAGTAGATCTTCGCACAGGACGTGCCGCAGGATATCTGGGTGAAACTATCTGGGACACGCGAGCCTGGACTTTACAAGAGAGGTTTCTGGCTTCTCGGTCCCTTGTTTTCACAGCCGAGCAAGTCTTCTGGGAATGTGAAGAGGCCTTCTGGTGCGAGGACAGCTTCCGTGAGATCCCAAACATATCTCCCGACCCGCATCGGACTAGTCTGTGCGCAGGCGAGCTGAACCTCTCGTGGAACTCGGATATTGTTACCTTTGACCATTTCTACCGGGTCCTCCTCGAGGATTACTCCGGTCGGGCATTATCATTCGATAGCGATGGATTGAATGCTTTCCTTGGTATTATTGGGGCTTTGGAGAGGTCCACAGCCGAGAGATTCTTCTGGGGTATGCCGACAGCGTTTCTTGAATCTGCCCTTGCATGGGGTCATCGGAGCCATGCATTAAGAAGGAGACACGGTGTGCAGACCTTGTCTCAAGACCAGAGCCAATTTCCCAGCTGGTCATGGGTTGGTTGGACAAGTGATGGACAGACTAAACTGGCTAATCAGAATTTGACTATGGAGGCTCTGGGTCTTAGATTTTATCGTGTTTCTGATGACGGGTCTACAATGACGGAAATGAGACAGAATGCAAACTTCAACAGCGAAGTTGATCTGCTCGTTGAGGGATCCAAACTCCCAAATCGCTCCTCTAGACCACATGAAGTCTCTATGCAAGACCTCCCGACTAATCCGTCAATCAGCCCTTCCTCACTCCTCTGTTTCTGGACCGCTTCCGCCCATCTCACCGTGACAAGCCGGCACTCAGTCGATGATGCATCCGATTCATCTACCTGGGAAGCCACCCTATCTCAAGGATCCGATAGATTCATTCAGGTATCCTGGTCCCATACCGCACCATCGCTAAAGACAGGGGATAGTGTTGAGCTTGTGGCCGTCGCCCAAAATAGAGGTAACTGGGATGCTGGTCACATTGACAACGGGGCTATCGGGGTCATGCTTATCTCTTGGGATTCGAAGGGTGATATCGCGTCTCGGGAGGGGTTTGCGTGGATTGCGATTCGGGACTGGACTTCGTTACGGGAGAGGGAGTGGAAGTTGGTTGTGTTGGGGTAG